In the genome of Crassostrea angulata isolate pt1a10 chromosome 6, ASM2561291v2, whole genome shotgun sequence, the window GAAACCAATTTGTTCGTGGAAATCTatcttttcttaatttttttttaatctgcatTCAAATGTAATATTTAGCAGTGTTTAGTCTAACGAGTGACatgattttagaaaaaaattacggTAATATCCTTAAATTGTATGATAGttaattgttttgttaattaatGTGCTTGGTTTTTTTCCTAGTGATCAAAATTATATGCTACATCAACTAGAGACCCTCAGGCCTTGACGGTCAGCTTACTACCAAAACCCTAAAATTGACACGCCATGTTTGCATTTATAGCTTAATTTTGAAGTCTAAATTCTAATTTGACTACCCTTCGtttattgttgaaaaatatttattaataaaaagagGGTTTGGGGTTcaagagtcagaggaatcttgGTTATCTATACCTTAGTTCCAgggacaaaatttaaaaaacctttGGTAAGAAGAGACTTGCAGGCTTTTAATGGTCAGTCTTTATTATATTCACAGGCCACAAAATGCATGCAGCTTTTTTCTTCAAGTATGCAATGTACAGgatattaaagtaaattttcTAAGATAGATGAAAAGGATCAAATTCTGCCCCATGGCATGGGCAGTGAATTTAACATCAGGACATTATGAACAAATTTATAATGCATGCCTTTATCTCTGATGACTGTTATAGTACAGCAACATAATAATGTGGTttattaattttcgtgggtatcaattttcctggattttctgaaaaccacagtttcaaggatacgtaattttgtggccaatgatccaatcaacacaaaatgttagttaaaattgaacttcaatgaacatttaattttattgatcaacttaacaacgaaatccacgaaaattggtattcaacgaatattgatgaaaccacagtattgaatcaatacattttcactatttggCCTTATTGGCTCATCATAGGGCCTGAACCCATGACCCAGGGagcatgaatttcacaatttagatagaggacttcatggacatcatagcCATGCAACtagtttttgttaaatatacattggaatagaagggttttttttttaagatttaatgtGTTTTACTAAATGACTATATTGGTCCTGCCCTAGGGTCTGAACTCCTGACCCACGGGGCATGAATTACACCAGTTAAATAGAGGCCTTCATGGACACCATAACCATGCATTAagtttttgtcaaatatatatggcagtgtagaagattttaaaaatctaataatatttactatatggccatctTTGGCCTGAGCCCCTGAACTTCAGGCCATGAATATCaacggttttccatcaaattaAGAGAACACATCATCGCGAATGCCGAAATGTTCTTATAGTTTCATTTACTTTACAAatgtctgaaaattaaaagcgaaattttaaaattcgcaagacaggcttctcgcgattttacgcggatattaattcctcgcgtttaattaggaatttacagtataatcATGTGCTTAGTTTGTAAGTTGAATATGCACAATTAGAAAAGaagtttttgaaaattgcatacaTCTTTGCAGTTTTTGTTCGAAAGTAATGACAACAGGTCATGTGAGTAACTTAGGTGACCTAAAAGAGTGCTATGATTGTTATATTTAGGAGAGGCTCTTGGTGAAATAAGTATACTGGAAGCCCTGTAATTGcttatgtaatttttcttttatgatatatatatatatatatatatatatatatatatatatatatatatatatatatatatatatatatatatatatatttatttttcattcgtttcataattatattcataGAAAAACATTagaataattcttttttttgggggggggggttaaaataaTTTTACGATCGCAAACATTTTATCATCTTTCAATCATATCTGCATGTAGAATAAGACGTGCACGGTGTCCCCTGTCCTTTGGTTCATTGCTTGAGTCAACATTGACTGTTGGAGTCAGAAAATTGAGGCTATCATGCCACCCTATATCTTTCATTCCAGATAGCACATGACATGTACACATACACTATGTACTATGTTTTGACTCTTAAACTTTTTCAATCTTCATACCACATGCCTTTATTTTCCACGAAAAAGATAAATGCATGTGATGTGATGCGAATTGATAACAAGGATCTCAGTTACAAGTAGACTTGCCAGATAACTGAGGGACACCAAGACTTAGACATGTCCAGTGGCAAAGTGACTAACAACAGTCGTTCGGAAATTCATGACTGGAACTATCGAGTGAATAGACTTAATGATCAGATTGCAGAGAGGAGATTCAGAAAACATGAGGGATTTCATGGCGCTGAAGGTTCGAGCCCCCAAAGAGTTAATTCTGGGTCTAGAAACCTTGGATACAACGAAGATGAAGAACGTAAGGTCAGTAACAAAAGGAGTTTTGGGATGTCTGATGACATGGAACAAAGATATCATAGGAATAAGGAAAGTCGTAACGCTGGATATCGAGGTCATTTTGTAGAAAGATCTCGGATGTATCGTATGCCGGATGATGAAGATAACAACGATGGCCACAATTATTATCGAGAAATGGATGAAAAGGGTTACAGTAAGACAGACTTCCGCAAAGATAGGAGAGATAACTGCCATGAATATAAGGAAATGAATGACATGGGTCACAGAGAAACAAAATTTGGCAAAGATACAAGCAATGACCCGAATTATTATCAGGAAATATATGAAACAGGTTACAGAGAAACAGAATTCCGCAAAGAAAGAAGAGGTAATCGCAGTAAATATCAGGGAATGAATGATGAAACAGGTTACATAGAAACAGAATTCTGCGACGGCAAAGCAAGTGATCGAAATGGAAGAGATTATCCTCAGAATATTAGATACATGGATCGCCGGCTTCATCATCCAAGAACAACTCTAAATTATCAACCACCAAATGCCCAGTACATTGATCGTGGATCGGATTTCCCACAATCGAATATGCAATGCCAACCCGACACATCGGCCTGGAATACTCAGGCACCGTCCACTGTACCATACCCACTAGAGGGGGAGCCAATTGCAAAAGGTCAAGAGGAAGTGGAAGAGAAGAAGCCGCGGAAAAGGTGGTGGTACACAACAAGTCGGGTATTCTCTGTCTTGTTGATATTCTGTAGTGTTGTGTTAGACTGGCTACAGTTCTTTGAAATGCAAGATCTAATTATAAATGAACTGCATCATGCACTTAAAGACCCCTTAGGTCATACATTTTTCGACACTTTCACTTCTAAAAACTGTACTGTAAAACCCAAAAGAGATGAAGcaaattatttttggtatttaaCAGTGGCTGGTACGGTTCTGGCTGGATTGCAGTTTGCTAACATCATTTACCAGATCATTCAGAACCACCGATTACCCATCGATACGGATATTACAAACTGTTTTGAAGAACGAACTGAGGTTTTTCTAGTGaatatgtttatcaaatttCCACAGCTTATTTTGATAGATCGTTTTGAAGTAAACTTATGTCTTGTTTGCGACATTGGACCCTCTATAAAACTGAAAGGTTTATTGAATGGTCTATCTTCATTGGCTAGTACAGTCTGGCGTCATTTAACTCACTTCAAAACCTGTAGCTGTTCCAAGATGTGTGAAAAATGTGCTGCAGGCTGTGGGAATTGCGTAAAGAACTGCCTCTTCGGATGCATCAAGAGTCTTTGTCCAACTCGTTTTTGCTGCATTGAGTAAGTCTTGCACTTTTTAACCGCTGCATATCTTGCATTAATCTGGTATACATTGCACATAATACACAGACCTAATAGAGTAATAAGTCCACAGTTATATGTACATGGTGGTTTTAAAGTTacctgatatattttttaacaagttgTATATCAGCTTTACCCCAGAGTAGCACCCTCTCCAAGAAAACTGACTACAGAGTAGTCTCTTCGGCCCCGGCGAAATTTAATATGAATTAGACTTTTTCCCATAGTAGGATTTCTCTCTCGTTTTAGTTTCAGATTTCAGTAAGCCTATCGGGATCAAACATTTGTTCATCCTAAGGTTGAATACATAATACGGTCGACGTGTATTGTTTAATACAGTCATGTATATAGACAATGTTTTAATGCAGTATATGAAGAAgaaacattgcagaaaaaaaaacaaaatttgcgTTAGCACGCACAGACACTTACCGttacatatttttctcataataaaaaatatatataccctcTACATAAAAATACACAGGGTACACGTcgccgccatcttggatttattgAACACTTCACACCAGCGTTTAAGTCATCGGTAAAATTACGTTGCGATTTTTCttgtttgataaagaaaaaaaatctttatacatgtacatgtattttaccttTTAAGTTGAATATCTTTATATACCGTATTTTGCTAGAGCTCTTTAAGTTTTATTAAGGAAATCAATACAGTATAAAATGACCACAACCATCTTGCCCTCTTAACAGTTCAAAGAATTTTGTCATAGCGGTATCGACTCTGTGGGCGTACATTATGCAttgcgatgaaattatcaaattttaattcacCTTTTTCCAAGCCAGGAGATAAATTAAATTGTCAAAGCcttatataatttgaaaattcgAGTTTTAGAGCCAGTGATTACTTAAAGTGTGTTGTGACTTATCGTTTGATACCCTATTCAAATTCATAtactattaaaatattttttctgattatctttcatattttaaaactttgttgTTCAAAtgcttatttttcatttatcagtGCGTTATGCATtgacattttttattcttttaccAGTGTCTTATTTGAAGTAAGGTTTTAACTTTTTAGCTAACCTGAACCGAAGATTCGaataagcttttctgatcacccgttgtccgtccgtccgtctgtctatcCGTCCGcggtaaacttttcacatttttgacttccaCTTTGGAACCActtggccaaatttaaccaaacttggtacaaagcattcttatggtaaggaaattttaaatcattaaaataaagaGCGAAACCTTTTTttataagggagataattacgaaacattgaaaataaccggttttacataggaaaaatccggttattgaattggtgaaaatggcgggcgggagGAGGGGCGGCGGCGGCTAAAAGGGTGCCATTACTGTATGGACatctcctcctacagttttcaaaatgagaacttgttttgcagatcaattgaacaTATATCAGCTTTTCACTTGTACAACATTGTTATCTTGCTTTAAATACGTTGAGGCCAAGGATAATAAGGCTAGTCAGTTGATGCATCTTAAATCTTAGGAAATGATGTCAAAAAAGAAAGCTTCTTTTTATGTATCATTTAATGTGTTGTAAGGTCTTggaatatatgaaaatttaagagtattttaaaaagtttcatatttaaatatatcgAAATAGAATGGTACAAGAACTGTTTTTCAGCTGAGCGATGTTGCCGATAGGCCTCTTGTTAGAACTGTTATTATTTGACCTTCATTTTATTGTGACCTTTGTTTCAGTGTTTcatctaaacattaaaatacattatttggGGATTCATACGGAAAATGAAGGTGAACATATTGcagaaaatatgcatgttttttttttattgttcatatttacatttttttcttggtatatgtaaatattagtgtatatttacattcataaagtttgtttctctttatttcttacgaaaacatCTGTAGAAACTGACATGACTGAAATCTAtatgccccgtttatcgattggctGAAACGTATTGCGACCaacacggactgcacgaaataactATGATGATGTCAGATACTAGACTCAATTACACAGGAaacaatttggctgtttcttttagctaacacACTGATGTACTTTAACAgcaaatttgttatttttacttacattcgacaatcaatttatcaatctattaaatgaaagatgtaaatataaacaatacaat includes:
- the LOC128189980 gene encoding uncharacterized protein LOC128189980, translating into MSSGKVTNNSRSEIHDWNYRVNRLNDQIAERRFRKHEGFHGAEGSSPQRVNSGSRNLGYNEDEERKVSNKRSFGMSDDMEQRYHRNKESRNAGYRGHFVERSRMYRMPDDEDNNDGHNYYREMDEKGYSKTDFRKDRRDNCHEYKEMNDMGHRETKFGKDTSNDPNYYQEIYETGYRETEFRKERRGNRSKYQGMNDETGYIETEFCDGKASDRNGRDYPQNIRYMDRRLHHPRTTLNYQPPNAQYIDRGSDFPQSNMQCQPDTSAWNTQAPSTVPYPLEGEPIAKGQEEVEEKKPRKRWWYTTSRVFSVLLIFCSVVLDWLQFFEMQDLIINELHHALKDPLGHTFFDTFTSKNCTVKPKRDEANYFWYLTVAGTVLAGLQFANIIYQIIQNHRLPIDTDITNCFEERTEVFLVNMFIKFPQLILIDRFEVNLCLVCDIGPSIKLKGLLNGLSSLASTVWRHLTHFKTCSCSKMCEKCAAGCGNCVKNCLFGCIKSLCPTRFCCIEFKDLFPFCFMHLICKKFWMCITKLCRCRCRSKSPSIIARLAFIPTSFVAFLIGLKIAKFFCWPPLSNIITAVFDDAIGFLWNRMFYNE